One region of Oryza glaberrima chromosome 7, OglaRS2, whole genome shotgun sequence genomic DNA includes:
- the LOC127779714 gene encoding uncharacterized protein LOC127779714: MSPAATMAVLLRPSTLLPSSQSTTTSRLRFPVATPLPRCRHGGAGKKSRLLVARRRGRRDRVACLPTKEEEEEEEEVGVAGDGGEEDGDEDGYLAREGEWGVRRMGRVGEEMRRVALVQAEAFHVPVALFNDFFFDFFKAEVLSALIYRVRNSPPDRYACLVAEEVDATSQISEAPFEKIVGVVDCTVQNEADILKNLQGVDEYLYVSGIAVLPSFRRRKVGTALLKACEALALQWRHRFMALRAYEDDDGARGLYSKAGYRVVAKDPGWVTWVGRRRRVLMIKELPIHEHHLEQQ; encoded by the exons ATGAGTCCGGCAGCAACCATGGCCGTCCTTCTCCGACCATCCacgctcctcccctcctcccaatCCACGACGACCTCCCGACTCAGATTCCCCGTCGCTACACCGCTTCCTCGCtgccgccatggcggcgccggcaagaAGAGCCGCCTCCTGGTCGCaagaagaagggggaggagagaccGGGTCGCCTGCCTTCccacgaaggaggaggaggaggaggaggaggaggtcggcgtgGCGGGAGAcggtggggaggaggatggggacGAGGACGGGTACCTGGCGAGGGAGGGCGAGTGGGGGGTGCGGCGGATGGGGCGGGTCGGCGAGGAGATGCGGCGGGTGGCGCTCGTCCAGGCCGAGGCCTTCCACGTCCCCGTCGCCCTCTTCAACGACTTCTTCTTCGATTTTTTCAAA GCGGAGGTGCTGTCGGCGCTCATCTACAGGGTGAGGAATTCGCCGCCTGACAG ATATGCGTGTTTAGTGGCAGAAGAAGTGGATGCAACCAGCCAGATATCTGAGGCGCCATTCGAGAAAATTGTTGGTGTGGTGGACTGCACAGTTCAGAATGAAGCTGACATACTTAAGAACCTCCAAGGCGTCGACGAGTACCTCTATGTGTCAGGAATTGCGGTGTTGCCATCCTTCAG GAGGAGGAAGGTAGGGACTGCGCTGCTGAAAGCCTGCGAGGCGCTGGCGCTCCAGTGGAGGCACAGATTCATGGCGCTGAGGGCTTACGAGGACGACGATGGAGCTCGAGGCCTTTACTCCAAGGCGGGGTACAGGGTGGTGGCAAAGGATCCTGGATGGGTCACCTGGGTGGGAAGGAGACGGCGTGTTCTGATGATAAAGGAGCTGCCTATCCATGAACATCATTTAGAACAGCAATGA